The proteins below come from a single Pirellulales bacterium genomic window:
- a CDS encoding alpha/beta hydrolase — translation MAFDGRQRLSEIRCPTLIVAGSNDTAVPIHHRNTLHHGIAGSRLVVMEGSDHTLIWTRTPEFLRVIDDFCSA, via the coding sequence CATGGCCTTCGACGGCCGGCAGCGGCTGTCCGAGATTCGCTGTCCGACATTGATCGTTGCCGGCTCGAACGACACCGCGGTGCCGATCCACCATCGGAACACGCTGCACCACGGGATTGCCGGCTCCCGGCTAGTCGTCATGGAGGGCTCCGACCACACCCTCATCTGGACCCGCACGCCCGAGTTTCTGCGCGTCATCGACGACTTTTGTTCGGCGTGA